In Synergistaceae bacterium, a single window of DNA contains:
- a CDS encoding cob(I)yrinic acid a,c-diamide adenosyltransferase, which produces MANFNVTTKGGDKGITSLGNGIRVPKDDRRVELYGTLDECQAALGMARAACKFPSIAEDIFFIEDYLLSTMAYFAKCDFPTPDPRIMENIAVRVTESIVEANMFVRPGDSACGAALHLARTIARRAERVATPLYREGSIEEKSYMFLNRLSDVIYVISLKVDEEERNLVNESKA; this is translated from the coding sequence ATGGCAAATTTCAATGTAACCACTAAGGGCGGAGACAAGGGCATAACTTCTCTGGGCAACGGCATAAGGGTACCCAAGGACGACCGGCGCGTCGAGCTGTACGGAACGTTGGACGAATGCCAGGCAGCACTCGGCATGGCACGGGCGGCATGTAAATTCCCCTCTATCGCTGAGGATATTTTCTTCATAGAGGATTACCTCTTAAGCACAATGGCATACTTCGCCAAGTGCGACTTCCCCACTCCCGATCCCCGTATAATGGAGAATATCGCGGTTCGCGTCACAGAGAGCATAGTGGAGGCAAATATGTTTGTGCGCCCCGGAGATTCTGCATGCGGCGCCGCGCTGCACCTTGCAAGGACAATCGCAAGGCGCGCCGAGCGGGTCGCTACGCCGCTTTACAGAGAAGGCTCGATAGAAGAAAAAAGCTATATGTTCTTAAACAGATTATCAGATGTAATATACGTTATATCTTTGAAGGTGGACGAAGAAGAGCGCAACCTTGTAAATGAAAGTAAGGCATAA
- a CDS encoding DUF2703 domain-containing protein, which yields MKDIILSHYTVKDIDPAPWKETWENLAGFGDRFASKLAPMGIKLKLRKVILDDITQENLMMGNMVTIESPELNVEETPIENLLMLELDFSDCDDCITPGGAKFPCRTFKDFDGKKCQALPEEFFIEATLRVTFKSQHTVGCSCSDCSSCASGCGDEEQGISHNYHKE from the coding sequence ATGAAGGATATTATTCTTTCTCACTATACGGTAAAGGACATCGATCCTGCTCCATGGAAGGAAACCTGGGAGAATCTCGCCGGATTCGGGGATAGATTCGCATCGAAGCTGGCGCCGATGGGCATTAAGCTGAAACTCCGTAAGGTCATACTGGATGACATAACACAGGAAAACCTTATGATGGGCAACATGGTTACAATCGAGTCTCCGGAATTGAACGTCGAAGAGACTCCCATTGAGAACCTGCTGATGCTGGAGCTTGATTTTTCGGATTGTGACGACTGCATCACGCCTGGCGGTGCGAAATTCCCGTGCAGAACTTTTAAGGATTTCGACGGCAAGAAATGTCAGGCTCTGCCTGAGGAATTTTTCATAGAGGCTACGCTGCGAGTGACGTTCAAGTCACAGCACACTGTCGGCTGCAGCTGTTCAGATTGCTCTTCCTGCGCAAGCGGATGCGGTGACGAGGAACAGGGCATCAGCCATAACTATCACAAGGAGTGA